A single region of the Gossypium arboreum isolate Shixiya-1 chromosome 12, ASM2569848v2, whole genome shotgun sequence genome encodes:
- the LOC108459633 gene encoding EID1-like F-box protein 3 — translation MFRRKMSAQRRRVNVHPNDEPESDDSGILNEGILLLVFESMKWDLQVLCLTASVNRKLRAIAKRLLWRKLCVFRAPCMVAALANGAPNGRIGGGWDALAKLMFFCSGCDSTRHFMVSRAIPGHFTRASRFSKTSGRSFLAKKCRGDLLFVSDPCEHPMGDKEDDLGIFRGVFRGFMRSKTRACLIRRQVPFDERVRCPYCGTRVWSMTAARLVPKSAARRLGSGDRRLEYFVCVNGHLHGACWLVPLSSDEEVCDDREEDVDGDDDDVNEDHGGYDEVDGDACSHQTVTNGSTSSLTEDVFGGGPIDLLLNL, via the coding sequence ATGTTCAGAAGAAAAATGAGTGCCCAGAGACGGAGAGTGAATGTTCATCCGAATGATGAGCCTGAGTCGGATGACTCGGGGATACTGAACGAGGGTATTCTCTTACTCGTCTTTGAGTCCATGAAATGGGATTTACAGGTCCTTTGCTTGACTGCTTCGGTGAATCGCAAGCTTAGAGCTATAGCGAAACGGTTGTTGTGGCGAAAGCTCTGCGTGTTTCGAGCGCCGTGCATGGTTGCAGCATTGGCCAACGGGGCCCCTAATGGAAGAATTGGTGGTGGATGGGATGCGCTCGCGAAGCTCATGTTTTTCTGCAGCGGTTGTGACTCGACTCGTCATTTCATGGTCAGTCGGGCTATTCCTGGTCATTTCACCCGAGCTTCTCGGTTTTCGAAGACTTCGGGTCGGAGTTTCTTGGCCAAGAAGTGTCGGGGCGATTTGTTGTTCGTGAGTGACCCGTGCGAGCATCCAATGGGGGATAAAGAAGACGATCTGGGGATATTCCGAGGGGTATTTCGGGGATTCATGAGATCTAAGACAAGAGCCTGTTTGATCAGACGGCAAGTACCGTTCGACGAGAGAGTGAGGTGCCCTTATTGTGGGACCCGAGTCTGGAGCATGACGGCGGCTCGGCTCGTCCCCAAGAGCGCGGCTAGGCGGCTCGGGTCAGGTGACCGAAGGCTGGAGTATTTCGTTTGTGTGAACGGGCACTTGCACGGGGCTTGCTGGCTCGTACCTCTGTCATCCGATGAAGAAGTATGTGACGATCGGGAGGAAGACGTCGACGGCGACGATGATGATGTGAATGAAGATCATGGCGGCTATGATGAGGTCGATGGGGACGCGTGTAGCCATCAGACGGTGACAAATGGAAGCACGAGCTCGTTAACGGAAGATGTTTTCGGAGGTGGGCCCATCGATTTATTGCTGAACTTGTaa
- the LOC108459928 gene encoding mediator of RNA polymerase II transcription subunit 33B-like: MAVSIQAKGTTVWDWVLEYTKSAQEKNSDPLLWAVQLGSSLNSAGVSLPSIDLAHLLVSYICWDNHVPIAWKFLEKALTVKFVPPMLVLALLSSRVIPNRKFHPAAYLLYMELLRRHASALKCQISGPNYLKIMKSIDDVLHLSKIFGIQASEPGLVLVEFVFSIVWQLLDASLDDEGLLELTPEKRSIWPIVTQDMEIDNADNFHEKKNDHHDVLYKRNTMMAIEIIGEFLQNKVTSRILLLAQRNIPSHWEAFIQQLRVLSAKSVILRNSKHTTPEAVLQLTSDIHKVLSRKCKTPSQQEFHLLIGSRSLTSASGRCHGTSPSAHWLPIDLFLEDAMDRSEVAATGATERLTGLVKALQAVNSTTWHDTFLGLWIAALRLVQRERDISEGPMPRLDTCLCLLLSISPLAVTNIVEEEKSELIDEIDCSQTTQTKEKQAPGRCHKGLISSLQMLNNYEALLTPPQSVRSVANQAAAKAIMVISGLTVGNGYYECMSSNDMPINCSGNMWHLIVEACIARNLLDTSAYVWPGYVNARPNIPRSVPSQVPGWSSLMKGSPLTPTLVNALIATPASSLAEIEKIYEIATKGSNDEKIYAASILCGASLVRGWNIQEHAILFITSLLLPPVPSDYSESESYLISYAPLLNVLLLGISSADCVQILSLHGMVPILAGMLMPLCEVFGSTAPDVSWTLPTGEELTSHAVFTNAFTLLLRLWRFDHPPVEHVMMGDATPVGSQLSPEYLLLVRNSKVSDFGKSPKDRLKMKRMSKNLNLTLELIFMDSFPKLKGWYRQHNKCIASTLSGLVQGTTVHQIVDALLNMMFSKISRSGQSSGSSSPSTSGADDVSLILNVPAWDILEATPYVLDAALTACAHGRLSPRDLATGLKHLADFLPATLATIVSYFSAEVTRGIWKPVFMNGSDWPSPAENLSIIEQQIKKIIAATGVDVPSLTTGRSSPAMLPLPLAALVSLTITYKLDKASERFLVLIGPALSSLAEGCPWPCMPIIASLWALKVKRWNDFLVFSASRTVFHHSSDAVVQLLRSCFASTLGLSPSTTYSNGGVGALLGHGFGSHFSGGMSPVSPGILYLRVHRSVRDIMFMTEEIVSLLMSSVRDIAGSREKPKNTKFGLRYGQVSLGAAMARVKLAASLGASLVWLSGGLSLVQSLIKETLPSWFISSHSADQDAGEPAGIVAMLGGYALAYFVVLCGTFAWGVDSASPASKRRPKVLGSHLEFLASAVDGKISLGCDYATWRAYVVRFVSLMVGCTQKWILDVNIDVLKRLSYGLIRWNEEELAMALLGLGGVRATTAAAELIIEIGA, encoded by the exons GATTATGAAATCAATAGATGATGttcttcatctttccaagataTTTGGTATTCAAGCATCCGAACCTGGTCTGGTTCTAGTTGAATTTGTATTTTCAATTGTATGGCAACTACTTGATGCATCATTGGATGATGAAGGGTTACTGGAACTTACTCCAGAAAAGAGATCAATATGGCCTATTGTAACTCAAGACATGGAAATCGATAATGCTGATAACTTTCATGAAAAGAAAAATGACCACCATGATGTGCTATATAAAAGAAATACTATGATGGCTATTGAGATTATTGGGGAGTTCCTGCAAAACAAAGTAACTTCAAGGATTCTTTTATTGGCACAAAGAAATAT TCCATCACATTGGGAAGCTTTCATTCAGCAATTAAGAGTTCTTTCTGCGAAGTCAGTGATATTGAGGAATTCAAAACATACAACTCCAGAGGCCGTTTTGCAGTTGACATCTGATATACATAAAGTTCTATCTAGGAAATGTAAAACACCGTCACAACAAGAGTTTCATCTTCTCATAGGCTCTAGGTCTCTAACATCTGCATCTGGTCGGTGTCACGGGACTAGTCCTTCTGCACATTGGCTTCCTATTGACCTGTTTCTTGAGGATGCTATGGACAGATCAGAGGTGGCAGCAACTGGTGCTACTGAAAGACTTACTG GTTTAGTGAAAGCTTTACAGGCTGTCAACAGTACAACATGGCACGATACATTTCTAGGTCTATGGATTGCAGCTTTGAGGCTTGTTCAAAGG GAAAGGGACATTAGTGAGGGTCCTATGCCTCGCCTTGACACCTGCCTGTGCTTGTTATTGTCTATTTCTCCTCTTGCGGTGACTAATATTGTGGAGGAAGAGAAATCTGAATTGATCGATGAAATTGATTGCAGCCAAACCActcaaacaaaagaaaaacaagCCCCTGGGAGATGCCATAAAGGTTTAATATCCAGCTTACAGATGTTGAATAATTACGAGGCTTTACTGACTCCTCCTCAATCAGTTCGTTCAGTAGCCAATCAGGCTGCTGCCAAAGCAATCATGGTTATTTCAGGTCTCACTGTTGGTAATGGATACTATGAGTGCATGAGCAGTAATGACATGCCTATTAATTGCT CTGGAAATATGTGGCATCTGATTGTCGAGGCTTGTATTGCTAGAAATCTATTGGACACATCTGCATATGTCTGGCCTGGTTATGTAAACGCACGTCCAAATATACCCCGTAGTGTTCCTAGTCAAGTCCCTGGTTGGTCATCACTGATGAAAGGATCCCCTCTAACTCCAACACTGGTAAATGCTTTGATTGCAACTCCAGCTTCCAG CTTAGCAGAGATAGAGAAAATATATGAAATTGCAACCAAAGGTTCAAATGATGAGAAGATATATGCAGCTAGCATTCTTTGTGGAGCATCTCTAGTTCGTGGTTGGAATATACAG GAACATGCCATTCTCTTCATTACAAGTTTGTTATTGCCACCAGTTCCTTCAGATTATTCTGAGAGTGAGAGCTATTTGATCAGTTATGCTCCACTTTTGAATGTTCTTCTTCTTGGAATATCATCTGCAGATTGTGTCCAGATCTTATCTTTACATGGCATG GTTCCAATACTTGCTGGTATGTTGATGCCCCTTTGCGAGGTTTTCGGGTCAACTGCTCCCGATGTTTCATGGACTCTTCCAACAGGGGAAGAACTAACTAGTCATGCGGTATTCACCAATGCATTTACACTTTTACTGAGATTATGGAGGTTTGATCATCCACCTGTTGAACATGTGATGATGGGAGATGCAACACCGGTGGGATCCCAACTAAGCCCTGAATATCTGTTGTTGGTTCGAAACTCGAAAGTATCGGATTTCGGAAAATCACCCAAGGATCGTTTGAAAATGAAAAGGATGTCGAAAAATTTAAACCTCACCTTGGAACTCATATTTATGGATTCCTTTCCCAAGTTGAAAGGCTGGTATCGTCAGCATAACAAATGTATTGCTTCCACCCTGTCAGGACTTGTTCAAGGGACCACTGTTCATCAAATTGTTGATGCACTCCTCAATATGATGTTCAGTAAGATAAGCAGGAGTGGTCAGTCTTCTGGAAGCAGTAGCCCTTCTACATCTGGAGCTGACGATGTGTCCTTAATACTAAATGTGCCCGCATGGGATATCTTGGAAGCCACTCCATATGTGCTTGATGCAGCTCTGACTGCCTGTGCTCATGGAAGACTCTCGCCCCGTGACCTGGCAACAG GACTCAAACATCTTGCTGATTTCCTTCCAGCAACATTGGCGACCATTGTTAGCTACTTTTCTGCTGAAGTAACACGAGGTATATGGAAGCCGGTTTTTATGAATGGATCAGATTGGCCAAGTCCAGCTGAAAATTTATCCATCATCGAGcagcaaattaaaaaaattatagctGCCACTGGTGTTGATGTCCCAAGCCTTACCACAG GGAGGAGCTCTCCAGCTATGCTTCCTCTTCCCTTGGCTGCCCTTGTTAGTCTAACGATAACATATAAACTCGATAAAGCCTCGGAACGTTTCCTTGTATTAATCGGCCCAGCATTGAGTTCCCTCGCTGAAGGTTGTCCCTGGCCTTGTATGCCAATTATAGCCTCACTATGGGCTCTGAAGGTTAAGCGTTGGAACGATTTCCTTGTGTTTTCTGCTTCTCGTACAGTCTTCCACCACAGTAGCGATGCTGTGGTTCAGCTTCTTAGGAGTTGCTTCGCCTCTACTCTCGGATTAAGCCCCTCCACCACTTACAGCAACGGTGGAGTGGGTGCACTCCTTGGCCATGGATTTGGCTCTCATTTCTCCGGGGGAATGTCTCCAGTTTCCCCAGGGATTCTTTACTTACGAGTGCATCGATCAGTCAGAGATATCATGTTTATGACCGAAGAAATCGTTTCTCTTTTAATGTCTTCAGTAAGAGATATTGCGGGTAGCAGGGAGAAACCAAAAAATACAAAGTTTGGCCTGAGATATGGACAAGTTTCTCTTGGTGCTGCAATGGCTCGTGTCAAACTCGCTGCATCACTTGGGGCTTCATTGGTTTGGCTCTCCGGTGGATTAAGCTTGGTCCAATCGCTGATCAAAGAAACACTACCATCTTGGTTTATATCATCCCATTCAGCTGACCAGGATGCAGGGGAACCTGCAGGTATAGTTGCCATGCTAGGGGGTTATGCACTTGCATACTTTGTAGTGCTTTGTGGTACCTTTGCATGGGGCGTGGACTCGGCCTCACCGGCATCGAAACGGAGACCTAAAGTTCTTGGATCACACTTGGAGTTTCTTGCAAGTGCAGTAGACGGTAAAATATCACTCGGATGCGATTATGCGACTTGGCGGGCATACGTAGTACGGTTCGTGAGCCTGATGGTAGGTTGCACCCAGAAGTGGATTTTGGACGTCAATATTGACGTCTTGAAAAGGCTGAGCTACGGATTGATACGGTGGAACGAGGAAGAACTAGCTATGGCTTTGCTTGGACTCGGTGGTGTCCGAGCTACGACTGCAGCTGCCGAATTGATTATCGAAATTGGGGCTTGA